Proteins encoded within one genomic window of Candidatus Amarolinea dominans:
- a CDS encoding cytochrome c maturation protein CcmE, translating to MAESSAISRIQSGSRTANKQLKFIFGGVLIAAVVLYLIISVIGSEGAYYKEVGEVQAQQAALMDRKVRVSGLVEITTVSWDPTNFNLDFTILDQRGTGEKLPVHFHGVQPDNMTREGSVAIVEGRLRPDGVLDADTLLLKCPSRYEEAPQEVKKIS from the coding sequence TGCCATTTCTCGCATCCAGAGCGGCAGTCGCACCGCGAACAAGCAGCTCAAGTTCATCTTCGGCGGCGTGCTCATTGCCGCGGTCGTTCTCTACCTGATCATCTCCGTCATCGGCAGCGAAGGCGCCTATTACAAGGAAGTCGGTGAGGTGCAGGCGCAGCAGGCGGCGTTGATGGACCGCAAGGTGCGCGTCAGCGGCCTGGTGGAGATCACCACGGTGAGCTGGGACCCCACCAATTTCAACCTCGATTTTACCATCCTCGATCAGCGGGGCACGGGCGAAAAGCTGCCAGTCCATTTCCATGGCGTGCAGCCGGACAACATGACGCGTGAAGGCTCGGTTGCCATCGTCGAAGGTCGCCTGCGGCCCGACGGCGTCCTCGATGCTGACACCTTGCTGCTCAAGTGCCCTTCGCGCTATGAAGAAGCGCCCCAAGAAGTCAAGAAGATCAGTTGA
- a CDS encoding cytochrome c produces MNRNTGRDGTPGAAGRRLFDLRPWLALLTTAGLLLALASWLLLSTPAAAAPPAQETPPLPADARAGLPIYLEKCAPCHGETGMGNGPQAAQLQFPPAQFADTAAMWGRTPADLFAVTKNGRIERFMPPFAQSTSDQNLWNVLAYVWSLHLDPAELQQGEAVYQAACAGCHGAAGKGDGPDAGADLLDLTSLDATANRSQRDWFDSLQSSAHSRVADLSDAERWASLEFVRTWTLPPLQARTFAPGNGAISGVVTNDTPQGDVTAGLTVTLSVFDDFDLATQISSTTSVTGLYRFDSLNTDPGWLYVANLSFKDVPYSTGVMTFTAEAPVQDGSVTVYEPTNDSSVLAVERAHWFLEFDQSNLLMAELYIWSNNSDRVYVGAVSEDDDAGRSVLPFALPPDFQNLSFDDGDLGRRYQLTPDGAADTLPLPPGQGVRQTLLRYVIPFTSLTLDLQHPVAVPLRSLNVLVADVGAQVSSPDLQEGPARQVEQATYFNFTAAEVPAGKTIELKLTNLPFNRSPETAAATQANSPWLAVGVAVFAALGLLGVLYYAVRQRQRIAEAEGDEDEDKKIPAAAGADVAALQRRRQGLILAIARLDDRHASGNIPETDYAAQRGRLKADLLAVAQMLRDLEAAAQAGAA; encoded by the coding sequence TTGAACCGAAACACGGGCCGGGATGGGACGCCAGGCGCAGCGGGCCGTCGCCTGTTCGATCTGCGCCCCTGGTTGGCGCTCCTGACGACGGCCGGCCTGCTCCTGGCGCTGGCGTCCTGGCTGCTGCTCTCCACGCCCGCGGCCGCAGCGCCCCCGGCCCAGGAAACGCCCCCGTTGCCCGCGGATGCCCGCGCCGGCCTGCCCATCTACCTGGAGAAGTGCGCGCCCTGTCACGGCGAAACTGGGATGGGCAACGGGCCTCAGGCCGCACAACTGCAATTCCCGCCCGCGCAGTTTGCTGACACCGCAGCGATGTGGGGGAGGACGCCGGCCGATCTCTTTGCGGTGACCAAGAATGGCCGCATCGAAAGATTCATGCCGCCCTTCGCTCAAAGCACCAGTGATCAGAACCTCTGGAATGTGTTGGCTTACGTCTGGTCGCTGCACCTCGACCCCGCCGAGCTGCAGCAGGGCGAAGCGGTCTACCAGGCGGCGTGCGCCGGCTGTCATGGCGCTGCCGGCAAGGGCGATGGCCCGGACGCCGGCGCCGACCTGCTCGACCTGACCAGCCTGGATGCCACGGCCAACCGCAGCCAGCGCGACTGGTTCGACTCCTTGCAGTCGTCCGCGCACAGCCGCGTCGCCGATCTCAGCGACGCGGAGCGCTGGGCCAGCCTGGAGTTTGTGCGCACCTGGACGCTGCCGCCGCTGCAGGCGCGCACGTTTGCGCCGGGCAACGGCGCCATCAGCGGCGTGGTGACCAACGACACGCCGCAGGGCGATGTCACCGCCGGCCTGACCGTGACCCTCAGCGTGTTCGACGACTTCGATCTGGCAACCCAAATCAGCAGCACCACCTCCGTCACCGGCCTCTACCGCTTCGATAGCCTGAACACCGACCCGGGCTGGCTGTACGTGGCGAACCTCTCTTTCAAGGATGTGCCCTACAGCACCGGTGTGATGACGTTCACGGCCGAAGCGCCTGTGCAGGATGGCTCCGTTACCGTCTACGAGCCGACCAACGACAGCAGCGTGCTGGCGGTGGAGCGGGCGCATTGGTTCCTGGAGTTCGACCAGTCCAATCTGCTGATGGCGGAGCTTTACATTTGGAGCAACAACAGCGATCGCGTCTACGTCGGCGCCGTGTCGGAGGACGATGACGCCGGGCGCAGCGTGCTGCCGTTTGCGCTGCCCCCTGATTTCCAGAACCTGAGCTTCGACGATGGCGATCTTGGCCGCCGCTACCAGCTCACGCCAGACGGCGCGGCCGACACCCTGCCGCTGCCGCCTGGACAAGGCGTGCGCCAGACCCTGCTGCGCTACGTCATCCCGTTCACCTCCCTTACTCTCGATCTGCAGCACCCGGTGGCCGTCCCTTTGCGCAGCCTGAACGTGCTGGTGGCCGATGTGGGCGCGCAGGTCAGCAGCCCGGATCTGCAGGAAGGCCCGGCGCGTCAGGTGGAGCAGGCCACCTATTTCAACTTCACCGCCGCAGAGGTGCCGGCCGGCAAGACGATTGAGTTGAAGTTGACCAATCTTCCCTTCAATCGGTCACCGGAAACGGCCGCCGCGACGCAGGCCAATTCACCCTGGCTGGCTGTCGGCGTTGCGGTATTTGCTGCGTTGGGCCTGCTCGGCGTGCTCTACTACGCCGTGCGCCAGCGCCAGCGCATCGCCGAGGCTGAGGGCGATGAAGACGAGGACAAAAAGATCCCTGCTGCCGCCGGGGCCGATGTCGCCGCCCTGCAGCGCCGCCGCCAGGGCCTGATCCTGGCGATTGCCCGGCTGGATGATCGCCACGCCAGCGGCAACATCCCTGAGACGGACTATGCGGCGCAGCGCGGCCGCCTGAAGGCCGATCTGCTGGCCGTGGCACAGATGCTGCGCGATCTTGAAGCCGCGGCCCAGGCTGGCGCGGCATGA